A stretch of DNA from Paramormyrops kingsleyae isolate MSU_618 chromosome 15, PKINGS_0.4, whole genome shotgun sequence:
GGAGTTAAAATGTTAACTAAATGAAGGTGAGGAGAAGCATTTGCCTCCATTTGAATAACTGCTGTGACAATCTCAGCATTTTAAGGTCTCTGAACGCCCACCAGCTGCACAGGgatgtttcccccccccccccagttctggAAGCGGTGACTGTATAAGTGGTTCTCCTCCAGCTGTCGGGGCCAGTGGGTCCGGAGGAGCAGCTTGAGGTGGAGCTCGCAGCTGCAAGGCCGGCCCCCACCCGGAACGCCACCGGATCTCCCGATGCGCCGTTTCTGCTGCGCCTAAGCGAGGGGCCCGGCTTCCGAGGGGCCCGGCTTCCGAGGGGCCGTGCAGGGGGAGAGCAAAGGGAAACTTGGAGCAACGATCCACACGTAAATAAATGTTCTGTTTGAAAGGGGACGGCGTTCCAAAGCACACAGCTCCTCATGCCTGCTTTCTCAAGTCGCAGCGCTAATTACTCATCTGATAATATGACAGCCTTGCCGCTGATGATGGTTTAAGCTCATAAAATCAACCCGCTTGCCTTTTTTTgccacaaagaaaaataaacctGCCAGTTACAGTTCTCCAAGAATCGACatctgtactgtataataatCATAAATGCCTGTCGCATAACCTAAGGCATGCAGTAACCAGGGAACTCACTGCATCCTTTATCGAGTTACTAAAAAGCATACCGGGTACAATATTCATGGAAGTCTTTTCTTTGTGTCCTAATTGAATCAGCACTGacacgtgtgtctgtgtacatgtGCTCTCTAGAAGGAAATGATCAGTTCCTAGAACAGCTctggggaggtgtgtgtgtgtgtgtgtgtgtgtgcatgagagagagagagagagagagagagagagagagagagagagagagagagtagccTCAGAAAGTGTTGGAGTGGGATTTAGATGACCCAAGATGGGAACTCTCTCAGCAGTGAGTATAATGGGTTTGCAAAGAGTAGACCCTGGCCCAGAGAGATATTAAGCACATACTGTAATCTGTCATCGTGGGGACGTGACTCTCACATTAATTCATTGTAGGGAAGTAACTGTCACATTAATGCAGCGCATGACTCCTGAATCCACCCCAAAAAATCAAACGGAGGCTGATGACGAACACAAATCTGGCACGTTCAGTTTAAAAATAGCGAAATAATCGTATGTATACATCTGTCAGTGGAcggtgtgaggggggggggattgcgtAAAGCTGGAGGCGGTTTGGATGGCGAGGCGGCAGATCGCGATGGTCCGATGATTCACATCTAAGCCTGATACATGGAGGAGAGCCTCAGTTCATTCATTTACTGTACGTTGGAGGGGGCACCATCTCAAATAACATCTAATCTACAGCAGAAACCAAACTGAGCGATTAAGCTTCCTGTCATGGATGACGGTAACGTTTCAAAGTGGGGTTAAGCTTCCTTATTAGAAACGTTAGAATAATGTATGAATGAAGTTATCTCGTTTTAATCTTTACCTATCTCATCTTACCTTTATATTCCTAAGCTGATACCTTTAAGTATAAATCACTGATATaatcatttatatattatatacgcGGATCGTTCCTTTTCCTCGACAACACGCAATTCATGGGGATAAAATGTCAAGCGTAAAATAAATTCTCATTTCTTCGTATAAACGAAGCGATACCTTAAACCGCAGAGGTAGAAAACCGTAATCATTTACAACTCAACCTCCTCTGAACTGAACTGATCATTTCCAAGAAAAGAGGTATTAAGAATGTTTCTGCACAGAGACGCAGAAAAGTCATCCCTGCGTCAGGTTGCTTGAAGCTGCTCTGCAGCTGCCAAAGAAAATTATGACCTGCTAacgtagatttttttttcacttggCAAAGGAGGCTCTTGGCAGATAATGGTGCTGGATCGAGACACCGAACAAGTGTAATCTTTACAGTATAATGAATATGACAGGGAAAACAAATAGGAAAGGGAACCCCAGCGTAACCCGGCTAAACTGCAGGATTTCAACGGGGTATTTATCTGCGTTCTGACGAATTTACTGTCTGGATCATGCAGCGGTGCGTTTCACAAGCGTGAAGCTTCGTAAATAATACCGCAATACTGGATAGCTATGACGTCAAGCATCTCACGATATCAGCGTCATTAAAGTTTTCGTGTCGTTTTAATGCGCTTTACGTACGACAGAGCCCTCGCGCTATATAAGGGCACTGTTCAAAGGCTCAAAAAGTTCAAAAACATTATATTATATGATTATTAACTAATAATTAAAGAAAGTTAATTATCGAGGTAATATGATTATATctcaaaataagagaaaatgtcttggtaaacatttattttatttgtaaatttaaaaagtaGACTATATAATGAATGTTTAATATATCCAAAGCACGTTGACAGTGACCAGTAAGGAAAGCAGACTACTCACATTATAAacttttttatcattttattttttccagctGTGCAAACCAATAGCAGATGTTTTGATTAAAAATGTTGTGTGTCAGCACTCGTTTCCAAACGATGTTTTGTTTCAGGTGACAGGGAGGGATTGTGCGCACCTTCCTGAGCCGGGGGGCCAGCCATATATAAACGGGACAAGTGCAGCGGCAGCCCAGCATCTGCTGCGGGGTTACTGAACAGCCGCATCTGAGAAAACACACGCAAACTGGGCGAAGTCATTGAGAGTCAGAGCAGAaggtaattattattattattcatttgtaTAATACAAATTTGTGTATTTTAATTGGGTCTCTAAAGAGGAAACACGAATTCAAATTTTGTGGCGTAAAAAAACGGCATTTTATTCTCATGCTAATTAAAAGTGCACCGCAGATAAACCAATAGGCTCCCCTGACTGACGCCACTGTAATCAAATAGGGAGAAGGATGAACAACTTCATGATTTTCTCCCTTTTCTCCCCCTTCTTTCCAGTTAACTGTTCAGCTGGGACACCCCGGAGCGTCAGTATAAACCAGGATGAACGGATGCGGCTTGTGCGCggtttttctctttctctccgGCGCCTATGGAGCCGGTGCGCTGCTGGGAGACAGTCCCGCCAGCGTCTCCTTATCGCTGGCGGGCAACGGGACCGGTGCCGGTTCTGCGCTGAGCATCGGCACCGAGCCGCCAGGGACTCGCAGGACGCGGCGGAGACGCTACATCTCACAAAACGACATGATCACTATCTTAGACTACCACAATAAAGTGCGAGGAAACGTCTTCCCGCCGGCCTCAAACATGGAATACATGGTAAGGCTTCTGCACTTATATTTATTAACTACTGATCCCGAGAACAGAACCCTATGGGACGTGTGCAAATATCAGTTAAAATGGAAAATCGAGAGTGTCGATATAGGATAGCAATGCAAAGTAGTAGGAACGCGGAGTTTTTCTTATTGTTGCACGGGCGGCAGGGTGCATGATGTGCAACGCGGTCAGAGTGACCACCAAACTCCTGGAAACCACCGGAACTGCCAGCTGGGAAGCGGCTTCAATTGGTGCAGACCACCAGGATAGATGAGCAAACGCGGAGGTGGCGCTTCTTCGCGGGTCATCGAGGACGCAAGGCTGCGGCCAACCCCCCATTATTAACTCCTGACGGGTTTGTCTGGTGCCTTTGCATAAATCAGATGATGAATAGCAGGCCACGCATATTCGGCAGATACAATTAGGACATTGTTTCATGGTTAAAGCTTAACGCTCATCGATATACACGGggattaaaaatattgagtTATGCAATTTGTCTCAGTTAATCTATTTTGTTGTACTCGGGGGAGCCGCATGTGTAAGAAGTCGGGCTTGGCGGTAGGGTTTGATGATCTAAATTAGAAAAAGTTCCTGCGACTCACCGTCTACAGTGATAGTCCCATAATCATGACTGCAACTGACGGCCTTCGCCGCCTCTAATAAATGACTTAATAATGACCGAGGCACGGGCAGTTCCCCTGCATGGTGCACCTGAGTTTATCATTCGGACGGAGCGCCCAGAGAGGGCGGCTAGGAAGCTGAAGATTGGCCAATGGGTTGTGGCATTTTACTTTTAGTTTCTATTCAGATTGTGAAAACAGTGAGTTTTTGAACATACTCATAATTACTAAACACAATATCTCCTGTTATCCAGAATAGATTCTTATGACTTAATAAAAAAGTTCACATCCTGGATTTcatcttagtttttttttgatACTTTGTTTTCCAAGCTAATTAAAAGATAACAAATAAGGTGTAGCCTAACATGACTCAGTACTGGTTTATACAAACGCTTTACTGAATGTTGTCAGCTCCGTATTTTATGCTCAACAACTGGAAACAACTGTGACCCTGACATTGAacagcggtttggaaaatggatgggtggatggatggatgtatgcatTGCTGGGTTTGTTCATGCAAGTGCATCTGAAATTAttaaacatccccccccccagcccaacgGTGGTGGATTGATTAACTACCACCTGAGGTTGCACATTTTTAATTTGAGTCTGCATCCTTAGGCACACTTGTAAACCTGgatctggatggatggatggatgagcatGAATAACCTAATTTCTTCAGTGTTTGTTTGGTTCTTGGCAGAATGAGGGCAGGTTTGTTAGAGATTATGTGATTTTTCTCAAATTCACAACAGATGTACCCAATTGCACAGCACACAATAGACCCTTTTCTTGTGTTCTGAGGAGTTAACCTGGGGCTTTGTGCCTGATTCCTTGCTCACGTGCTTCTTGAGGgagggagcagatctgtcaaaatgtataaaaagttaATTTACTGAAGCACACTGCTGTACAGAACATTAAGATtgttattatgtattatgtCAAACTCATGCTTTCCTGACATGCTGAAGCAGGAGAGTGGctacatataaataaacagtTAATGTTTGCCGACTGTAACATTTTCAGGTGTGGGACGAAAGTTTGGCCAAGTCAGCAGAGGCGTGGGCATCGGCTTGCCTCTGGGAACACGGCCCACAGTATCTGCTGCGATTCCTGGGGCAAAACCTTTCCGTCAGAACTGGCCGGTGCGTGAACCTTTTATAACTTCAAATGGTACCTTCACCCCAACAAGAGTGATATTACATGGCAGGAATAAACAATCTGCATCTTGGTTTCTGAAGTATTTCCCCCTCTCACGTCAGAAGTGTCTCATCCTATAGACAATGGGTAAAAGCTCACTGGGAATGGCTTGATTCTGATAAATACTGGCTGTATCCCCACATTGggaaattcattcattcattcatccattcatacATTCATTCATCCACCCATTCTCCCACTCCTCTGGTCTATTTCTGCTAGGATCACAGACATgctaattttataaaaaaaataaattctcttCACTGCACTGAATAACATGAAAGCATCTAATTTTGGTGCCTTTCTCTCTAACTGGCCCAGTAACACTCATCATTAAATGACCTTGCTATCCTCAGCTACCGATCTATTCTTCAGCTTGTCAAGCCTTGGTATGACGAGGTAAAGGACTACGCCTTTCCGTACCCACGGGACTGCAACCCCCGGTGTCCCCTGAAGTGTTATGGGCCCATGTGTACGCATTACACACAGGTGAGCTGCCGGCCACGCCCCTCTGTAATGAGGCATGGGGAGGTTCGATGACTGCGAATGACCACCCTCTCCTTCGCTGCAGATGGTATGGGCCACGTCGAACCGAGTTGGTTGTGCGATTCATACATGCCACAACATGAACGTCTGGGGATCCGTGTGGAAGCGGGCAACATACTTAGTCTGCAACTATTCACCCAAGTAAGTACAGGGCTGCATGACTGACCTTGATTAGGGGTCACTGGGTGACATGGGACAGCAGGCTCTGACTCATTTatactctgcctgtctgccgAGACCATTACCAAGTTTTCAGgtgcttatttatttaaagtgttataaataggattttttatttattatatgcTATTTATGCTGACAATAAGTAGTAGAATTAGCTTGTATGCTGTCCTCAAATCTTCCATAGTCGGCAAATTGATCCCTAATGGGTCCATATCAACCCTACAAACAGATTATTACTTATTATATTCGTAAAACCAGGGCTGTCTGATGATGTGCTCATGgaagttttaaacaaaaatgctctgagggcagaaggaaaaatgattggttcaaagagataaccaatcagattatagagaaggtgggtccaagcaactagaggagagAAGACCAAGACTTCTGATTGGTTTGTCCCCCCTccactacaatctgattggttacctctCTGAATGTTTTTCCTTCTACCCTCAtatcatttttgtgtaagtgaaactCCCATGAACTGATGATGCCCAGTGTTTGTCTGGGtgttgtgtggctcagcaggttaagaAGGTtggaggtttgaatcccagggttggcagactGATGCCGCCATTGGGcacttgagtgaggcccttaacacACTATTGCTCTAGGGGTTCTGGATAGATGGCTGACCCAGTGCTCAAAttccaagcttcactctcacctgtatgtgtgtgtttcaaaggagagcatgatgggatatgtgaaaagaagcatctcaataataattgatatttttattgattcccttggggaaattgtcttttttaagcctccctcaacttgctctttgtagagtaaacTGTGCCTGTACTTGTACATAACATTTCATATCATTTGCTTTGTCTGTGTTCCAGGGGGAACTGGATTGGTGAAGCTCCTTACAAAGTAGGGGTCCCGTGTTCGGCCTGCCCCCCAAGCTATGGGGGCTCCTGCAGCAACAACATGTGCTTCCCTGCTGTCAGCACAAACTACCTGCACTGGTTCAAGTAAACACACCTCACAGCGCGCCAGCCAACACCTTCTCTAGAAGGCAAACGTCCAAGGATTTGCACAGCATTCCTGCATCGCTCTAATTTGTATATATTGGCCTTATTTAAAATATGCCTACAATTTTGAAATTATATTTTGGACAACAGCAATAGAATTTCACTATGCTGTTTTTGTGtataaaatgtatcatttttattaGGCATATGTAATGTGTTTTGATCGTCTTGTGTCCCAGGGTACAGACTGGTGGAAAAGGTTATTTATCTTGAATCATCCTCAACATGGTGCTGTTACCAAACTGGTTTTGTTTTACAGTATTATGGTGTTATAAGCTATTGGACGTTTTAATAGTTTAAATacctttttttttactgaaatttGAGCTTCACAAATGCTTCAGAATAATGGCCACCGCTTGCTAAGCTCAGTTGTGAAATGAATAATAAGGACCTTCAACCTACATCTTGTTAAATCCGTAGTAGACTGTAACGGGGAGTGTCGAGGCAAGGTGCCAAGGTGCCATGGTGCCAGCCCCTGCCCCCTCGGCTTCTGGGCCTTGTCCTGAGTTGAACTCGCCCCTGCAGGGGGACGCTGGTCAGGGCGCAGCAGGCCGACTCCTCTGGAATAGCCACTAATATTTTCTGCATGGTGCTACTTAGGAGGCTTTACAGATGCCGGTTCTGTTTCACCATTGGTGCTTCACTTCAATGCAATAGAAGGAGCGGACAGGGAGCAGATCTGAAAGTCAGAGAGAGAGTCCTTCTGTCCTGGTGCTGCACACAGGCACGGGACCCAGGTACTGCACAGGGTCCTGTTTCATGAGTGACTTTGCAGTTTGTACTGTTTTACTGCTCTGTAACTTGGCAGTAAGTTAcctgaaccttttttttttttaacttagcGGTAAGTGTTACTCTTACCTGAACATTTTTCAACAGGTATCTTTTAGCCAGTATGACCTGGTACGTTTCCTACCTACCAGAGGTTAcgtgtaaaatcagacagacgTATGAAGGACGATTACTTCCACATACTACAAACCCATTCTAAATCTCTGTACTTATATGATTCTGTCAAATATAATGTATAAAGTATTTATGTTCTTATAATATTAGTATTCAGTTATTTCACTAAATTATGGAGACACTACATTTGTACCCCCATGAATTTCTGCATTATGTCTATTGTACAT
This window harbors:
- the pi15a gene encoding peptidase inhibitor 15-A, with product MNGCGLCAVFLFLSGAYGAGALLGDSPASVSLSLAGNGTGAGSALSIGTEPPGTRRTRRRRYISQNDMITILDYHNKVRGNVFPPASNMEYMVWDESLAKSAEAWASACLWEHGPQYLLRFLGQNLSVRTGRYRSILQLVKPWYDEVKDYAFPYPRDCNPRCPLKCYGPMCTHYTQMVWATSNRVGCAIHTCHNMNVWGSVWKRATYLVCNYSPKGNWIGEAPYKVGVPCSACPPSYGGSCSNNMCFPAVSTNYLHWFK